ATGCTCGTGGATACTATCTACCACTATCGACTAAAATCTTTGGTTTATTCGAACAAAATTTTAATATACTTCTAACGAATAATATAGTATCGAGGCAACTTCGAGTTTTGAAGACATAAATACCCAAGGCTTACGCTCTCGAATTGGGAAAAAATAAACTAACTTTCCTTAACGATAACCCTAAATAATACAAAATCCCAGATAAAATTTTAATCTCTACCGATTTCCTATCTCTCTTAAAAAGTTCTCCCATTCGTTCCTTTAATACTTCTATCGTAAGCTTTATATCCCTCCATTTACTTCCATATTTTTTAATCTTTTTTATCTTGACAGTCTCTATTTTTAGTTATTAGAGCTCTCATTGAGGTTATTTATTTATAAAAAATTACCATTTGATAAACATAACTTCTTATTTTTGGTATTATTTGGTTTTATTGTATTGTGGATATATTTTACTGAATATATTTTAGGTTATTTAGGAGTAGATTCAGTAATTGTTGTGAATGTTTTAGTATTTTTTATGCTAATAATCTTATTGCTTTTTATCGCTGTATTTGTTGAATTTTAAATATTCATCCTAATTAGTATACAAATGAGTTCAATAATCACAATAATCGAAACATTTATAAAATATTATCAGCTAAAAATAGTAGTATTAGTAGAAAATAGTAAATAATATTACATTTTTCAGAAGAATACAATCGAAATATAGTGATATGGATTTTCATACTTATCACCATGGTTATATTATATTCCTTTAAAATCTTTGATTGTATTATTGCATTATGTTATAACATAATAAAATAATTATTTAATTATTCAATGCAATGATTATTACTAATTAATAATCACATACTTAATGACGAGTTTACCTGACCTACTCTATTATATTAAATACTTAAAGATTTAAAATTAAAATTTAAAATATTTTTATGGTATTAAAGTAATATAAAATAAAATATCTAATTGAAATTTCCTAAATGTCCATAATTGTCCTATAAATTACTATGTTGTGTGAGCTTCGTCCTAAAAGAGTGGAGCTTCATTAGCATCATAAATGGTGAAAGATATGGAACTTAATAAAGAAGTTATTTTAACTACACTCAGAAAGCATAAAAATGAATTAAAAAATTTTGGAGTTAAAAGGATAGGATTATTTGGAAGTTATGCAAGAAATGAACAAAAGGAAAGTTCAGATATTGATTTTATTGTTGAATTTGAAAAAGGAAAAGCAACGTATGATAATTACATTGGGTTGATAACATACCTTGAAAATTTATTTAACAAAAAGGTAGATTTGCTCACTGTAGAAGGTTTGAAAACTATAAGAGTAAAAGAAGTTAAAGAAGAGATTGAAAAAGGGGTAATATATGTCTAAAAGAGGAGATAAAGAAATTTTAATGGACATTTTAGAGGCTATACAGAGAATAAAAAATTATACTGAGGGAATGGACTATGAAACATTTTT
The DNA window shown above is from Methanocaldococcus sp. and carries:
- a CDS encoding nucleotidyltransferase family protein, which encodes MELNKEVILTTLRKHKNELKNFGVKRIGLFGSYARNEQKESSDIDFIVEFEKGKATYDNYIGLITYLENLFNKKVDLLTVEGLKTIRVKEVKEEIEKGVIYV